The Leisingera methylohalidivorans DSM 14336 genome has a window encoding:
- a CDS encoding nitrate reductase, protein MTGAGCKETRSTCPYCGTGCGVLLRPDGMGGLAVRGDPNHPANRGRLCSKGLALGETLGLEGRLLAPQVNGCETDWDIALDLVASRFRQAVDRHGPGSVGFYLSGQMLTEDYYVANKLMKGFLGSANIDTNSRLCMASTVAGHKRAFGTDTVPGTYEDLEEADLIVLVGSNLAWCHPVLHQRILATRESRGTKLVVIDPRRTASCDQADMHLKLRAGSDVALFNRLLVDLYEGGALDADYLSNVNGLGEALEAAFASDAAVTGLSDSEITAFCSLWMRTEKVVTIFSQGVNQSTSGTDKVNAILNCHLATGRIGKPGCGPFSVTGQPNAMGGREVGGLANMLACHMDLENKSHRTAVQEFWGAPAMPDRAGLKAVDLFRAAGDGRLKALWIIHTNPAVSMPEADAVSAAIKACDFTVVSDITAATDTARLADVLLPAAAWAEKDGTVTNSDRTISRQRAVLPPPGQARADWDILADAGRRMGWGEAFGYQAPAEIFREHAALSGLSGSFGLDFDISGLAAISGQDYDDLPPQRWPVSRSRLGGRFFADGQFFHPDGKARMLPVRCCPPAAAQGRRYPFRLNTGRIRDQWHTMTRTALAPRLSGHLAEPFADIHPQDARTLGVKPAGLLRLSSPHGQAILRARITADVQPGDLFVPIHWTGETAPSARIDRLVAAAVDPVSGQPESKATVVAAERWQPAWYGFAVSSLPMTPLADYWAMARTKTGYRAELAGLASLAEPEAAARDLFALPEAEVQIMTDRCKGIARLALIQDGKVMAALFTAPEPVAVSRDYLAGLPGIGAAGVLTGRPAADQPDPGPVVCACFSVGAKTILHAIENGGLMSVSDVGAALQAGTNCGSCRPDIADLLARRPFRQAAEKDGSE, encoded by the coding sequence ATGACAGGCGCCGGCTGCAAGGAAACCCGCTCCACCTGTCCCTACTGCGGCACTGGATGCGGCGTGCTGCTGCGCCCGGACGGCATGGGCGGGCTGGCGGTGCGCGGCGACCCGAACCACCCGGCCAACCGCGGGCGGCTCTGCTCCAAGGGGCTGGCACTGGGCGAAACCCTGGGGCTGGAAGGCCGGTTGCTGGCACCTCAGGTGAATGGGTGCGAAACCGATTGGGACATCGCGCTGGATCTGGTTGCCAGCAGGTTCCGCCAGGCGGTGGACCGACACGGCCCGGGCAGCGTCGGGTTTTACCTGTCGGGCCAAATGCTGACTGAGGACTACTACGTTGCCAACAAGCTGATGAAGGGCTTTCTTGGCTCCGCCAATATCGACACCAACTCGCGGCTGTGCATGGCCTCCACGGTTGCGGGGCACAAACGCGCCTTCGGAACCGACACCGTTCCAGGTACCTATGAGGATCTGGAGGAAGCGGACCTGATCGTACTGGTCGGCTCCAACCTCGCCTGGTGCCACCCGGTGCTGCACCAGCGCATCCTTGCCACCCGCGAAAGCCGCGGCACCAAACTGGTGGTGATCGACCCGCGCCGCACAGCGAGCTGCGATCAGGCGGACATGCATCTGAAACTGCGGGCAGGCAGCGATGTGGCGCTGTTCAACCGGCTCTTGGTTGACCTTTACGAAGGCGGCGCGCTGGATGCGGACTACCTGAGTAACGTAAATGGGCTTGGTGAGGCGCTGGAAGCCGCCTTTGCCTCCGATGCCGCGGTGACAGGGCTGTCTGACAGCGAAATCACAGCATTCTGCAGCCTCTGGATGCGCACGGAAAAAGTGGTGACCATTTTCAGCCAGGGGGTCAACCAGTCCACCTCAGGGACCGACAAGGTGAACGCGATCCTGAACTGCCATCTGGCAACCGGCCGCATCGGCAAGCCCGGCTGCGGGCCCTTCTCGGTCACTGGCCAGCCCAACGCGATGGGCGGGCGCGAAGTGGGCGGGCTGGCCAACATGCTGGCCTGCCACATGGATCTGGAAAATAAAAGCCACCGCACGGCAGTGCAGGAATTCTGGGGCGCTCCCGCAATGCCGGACCGGGCGGGCCTGAAGGCAGTCGACCTGTTCCGCGCCGCGGGCGACGGGCGGCTCAAGGCGTTGTGGATCATCCACACCAACCCCGCCGTCAGCATGCCAGAAGCCGATGCCGTCTCCGCCGCCATCAAAGCCTGCGATTTCACTGTGGTCAGCGACATCACCGCCGCAACCGACACCGCCCGGCTGGCGGATGTGCTGCTGCCCGCCGCCGCCTGGGCGGAAAAGGACGGCACTGTCACCAATTCGGACCGCACAATCAGCCGCCAGCGTGCCGTTCTGCCGCCGCCCGGCCAGGCCCGCGCCGACTGGGACATTCTGGCAGACGCAGGCAGGCGCATGGGCTGGGGCGAGGCGTTCGGCTATCAGGCACCAGCAGAGATCTTCCGCGAGCACGCAGCGCTGTCCGGCCTTTCCGGCAGCTTCGGGCTGGACTTCGACATCTCCGGCCTCGCCGCAATCTCCGGCCAGGACTACGACGATCTGCCGCCGCAGCGCTGGCCGGTAAGCCGCAGCCGCCTGGGCGGCCGTTTCTTTGCAGACGGGCAGTTCTTTCACCCGGACGGCAAGGCCCGCATGCTGCCAGTCCGCTGCTGCCCTCCGGCGGCCGCGCAGGGCCGCCGCTACCCGTTCCGCCTGAACACCGGCCGCATCCGGGACCAGTGGCACACGATGACCCGCACCGCGCTGGCGCCGCGCCTGTCGGGGCACTTGGCAGAACCTTTTGCCGACATCCATCCTCAGGACGCCCGGACGCTCGGGGTGAAACCTGCGGGTCTGCTACGGCTCAGCAGCCCGCACGGGCAGGCCATCCTGCGCGCCCGGATCACGGCAGATGTGCAGCCCGGCGACCTGTTCGTGCCGATCCACTGGACCGGCGAAACCGCCCCCTCTGCGCGCATTGATAGACTTGTCGCCGCTGCCGTTGATCCGGTTTCGGGACAGCCTGAAAGCAAGGCCACAGTTGTTGCGGCGGAACGCTGGCAGCCAGCTTGGTACGGGTTTGCAGTCTCGAGCCTTCCGATGACGCCGCTGGCAGACTACTGGGCCATGGCACGCACCAAAACCGGATACCGTGCAGAACTCGCCGGGCTGGCCTCCCTTGCGGAACCGGAGGCCGCCGCGCGGGATCTGTTCGCCCTTCCGGAGGCCGAGGTGCAAATAATGACAGACAGGTGCAAGGGCATTGCCCGGCTGGCCCTGATTCAGGATGGCAAGGTCATGGCCGCACTGTTCACCGCGCCGGAACCGGTGGCGGTCAGCCGGGACTACCTGGCCGGCCTGCCGGGCATCGGCGCGGCCGGCGTTCTGACCGGCCGTCCCGCTGCGGACCAGCCCGACCCCGGCCCGGTGGTCTGCGCTTGCTTTAGCGTCGGGGCCAAAACCATTCTGCACGCCATCGAAAACGGCGGGCTGATGAGCGTTTCAGATGTCGGCGCCGCCTTGCAGGCGGGCACGAACTGCGGTTCCTGCCGCCCTGACATCGCTGACTTGCTGGCACGGCGCCCGTTCCGACAGGCTGCAGAAAAGGACGGTTCCGAATGA
- the nirD gene encoding nitrite reductase small subunit NirD codes for MSWIDIGHIDDIPLHGARVVKTPVGCVALFRTGEDEVLAADDRCPHKGGPLSEGIVHGQSVTCPLHNWVFDLNTGEAQGGDEGRIGTYPVRVDGGRLLIDGDAIGKRSAA; via the coding sequence ATGAGCTGGATCGACATTGGCCATATCGACGACATCCCGCTCCACGGCGCGCGGGTGGTGAAAACACCCGTAGGCTGCGTCGCCCTGTTCCGCACCGGGGAGGATGAAGTCCTTGCTGCTGACGACCGCTGCCCGCACAAGGGCGGTCCGCTGTCCGAAGGCATCGTGCATGGCCAAAGCGTGACCTGCCCGCTGCACAATTGGGTCTTTGACCTGAACACCGGCGAGGCACAGGGCGGGGATGAAGGCAGGATCGGCACCTACCCGGTGCGGGTGGACGGTGGCCGCCTACTGATCGACGGCGATGCAATCGGCAAGCGGAGCGCGGCGTGA